From a region of the Pan paniscus chromosome 19, NHGRI_mPanPan1-v2.0_pri, whole genome shotgun sequence genome:
- the LOC100981368 gene encoding LOW QUALITY PROTEIN: angiotensin-converting enzyme-like protein Ace3 (The sequence of the model RefSeq protein was modified relative to this genomic sequence to represent the inferred CDS: inserted 1 base in 1 codon; substituted 1 base at 1 genomic stop codon): MGALWRSKYESDTLEQDLERLFQELRPLYLNLHTYVRGALHRHYGPELIDLRGPIPAHLLENTLAQSWVNILDPVLPFLKKIPEDVTKIMKVQHWKPEKMLEEAETFFTSLALPPAPPSFWKKLMLMRPTDGREVECHISAWNFYQDDDFRIKKCTEVTTEDPLSIFHEMGHXQYFLQYKNLSVIFRAGANPAFEEAVGSVITLSASSHKHLLNIGLLSLXHQDSEDEVNFLMHIALEKIAFIPFGYLMDLFRWKVFAGTIWKDIYNQEWWNLRLKYQGLCPAIPHSEEDFDPGAKFHISAGVPYIRYFLSLVLRFQFHETLCKASDHMGPLHQCDIYNSKIAGKLLGKRHRQSDIPESEAGPQPG, translated from the exons ATGGGGGCCTTGTGGCGCTCCAAGTATGAGTCGGATACCCTGGAGCAAGACCTGGAGCGGCTATTCCAGGAGCTGCGGCCACTCTACCTGAACCTGCACACCTACGTGCGCGGGGCCCTCCACCGCCACTATGGGCCCGAGCTCATCGACCTGAGGGGGCCCATCCCTGCCCACCTCCTGG aGAACACGTTGGCTCAGTCCTGGGTCAACATCTTAGACCCGGTCCTGCCCTTCCTGAAGAAGATCCCAGAGGATGTCACAAAGATCATGAAAGTCCAG CACTGGAAGCCAGAGAAAATGTTGGAAGAGGCTGAGACATTCTTCACCTCCTTGGCGCTGCCACCTGCCCCACCCAGTTTCTGGAAAAAGTTGATGCTAATGAGGCCAACCGATGGGCGAGAGGTGGAGTGTCACATCTCTGCCTGGAACTTCTACCAGGACGACGATTTCAG AATAAAGAAGTGCACGGAAGTGACCACAGAAGACCCGCTCTCCATCTTCCACGAAATGGGCC TCCAGTACTTCCTGCAGTACAAGAACCTCTCCGTCATCTTCCGCGCAGGTGCCAACCCAGCCTTTGAAGAGGCTGTGGGGTCTGTGATCACCCTCTCGGCCTCCTCCCACAAGCACCTGCTCAACATAGGCCTGCTCAGCCTCTAGCACCAGGACTCAG AGGATGAGGTCAATTTCCTGATGCATATTGCCCTGGAGAAGATCGCCTTCATCCCCTTCGGCTACCTGATGGACCTGTTTCGCTGGAAGGTCTTTGCCGGCACCATCTGGAAGGACATCTACAATCAGGAGTGGTGGAACCTCAG GTTGAAATACCAGGGCTTGTGCCCCGCTATTCCTCACTCAGAGGAAGACTTTGATCCAGGTGCCAAGTTCCACATTTCTGCTGGTGTGCCCTACATACG GTACTTCCTCAGTCTGGTGCTCCGGTTCCAGTTCCACGAAACACTGTGCAAAGCCTCGGACCACATGGGTCCACTGCACCAGTGTGACATCTACAACTCCAAGATTGCCGGGAAGCTCCTGGG